The nucleotide sequence GGTATTACTTCAAAGGTAGTGCTCACCATAATTTTTATAACGGCACCCAGCACTTACAAAGAAGTGCCTCAAGACAGTTTACAGGCTTGCCTTTGCAAACTTTTCAAGCATAATTTAGTTGATGATCTCATCATTTTATCTATTTATGACCTATTGGTAAAATCTTTGTCCTCCTCCATCTTTAGACATCTCCTACTTTCCCATTACAATTACAAGTGATTACAAAAGTTAGGCTTAGGTCGCTACCTCTAGTTTTGGATTTGTCACTATGCTCGAAACGTAACAGCCTACGGACTACTGAAGACGCCCAATCCATCTCTGTCCCAGGACAGTGGGAGGGGGAATGTAAGTTTGGAGCATCCTTTAGCGGAGCACCCTGCAAGGAGAGGGCATTGAATGGACTGCGGCACGCCCTGGTAAGTCTGGAGGATTTCAGTATTGTCCTGTTGCTGTGTtcaaagaaaaccaaacagcTCTATGGGccaatacagtacacacaattACACCAATTCTTTTTTGACACATGTACAACATTTTTTGCAATATAGTACAAGATTTTTACTTTAGTTCTCTACCGGCCAGATATGTAGCTGTTAAAGTGTGTCTCCTCTTTCTGTATATTAAATCAGAACATATTTGTTCTTATTGTAGGGAGTTAAGCTTTCAATTCCTCACAGCTACCTGCAATTTCTTTCTCCCAGCTTACATTCATCAGAGTAGAGAAGAGGAAATTAATTAAACACTTAATAACCTACAAGAAAGGAATACGTGGATTGCCAAaaattcatttttcttttttaataatgtactgttgttttgttttgtaatgtctCTTTCAGGAGAGGTAACAGAGGATGAGCTGTTTAGTAGACTTCAGCAAATCAAAGATGGTCCAGAACAGCAGAATAACACCCCCATTACTGAAAGTGGAGAAGATCCAGTTGGTaagtttgccttttttttttttttttactctgatTTACTGTCAGATATGATTTGTCACTTGTTAACTCTGCTGACTTTCAGAACCACCGGAAAGCTCTGAGGATCCTCCCAGTGGGGATAGTCTCTTGGACTGGCTGAACACAGTGAGGCGTACAGGCAACACAACTAGAACTGGTCATCGTGGAAACCAGTCTTGGCGGGCCGTAAGCCAGACCAACCCAAACAGTGGCGATTTTCGCTTCAGCTTGGAAATTAGTGTGAACCGCAACCTGGCTgaacagcaggcagctgctgaAGGGGAGCAGGAGTCTCCAGAGCAGCCTCCGGAGCAGCTTCCGGAGCAGCCTCCGGAGCAGCCTCCGGAGCAGCTTCCGGAGCAGCCTCCGGAGCAGCCTCCGGAGCAGCCTCCGAGCCTCGGAGCAGCCGGAGCAGCCTCCGGAGCAGCCTCTTGAAGAGCCTCCACAGGGCCAAGAAGTAGTGGCAAATGCTGAACCACAGGTCCCCATGGAGACAGAAGTGGTGGAAGAACCAGTTGTAGAAGAGTTGGCTGTCATAGTGGAACCAGAGCCTGAACTGGAAGAGGTTGTTTCACAAGAGATTTTAGGAGAACCTCCCAGCCCACCTGCTGCCCTGCCAGTACAACCACCGCTTCCTTCTTCTCCACGCAGAGGACAAAGGAGAGCCCGCAGCCGCAGTCCAGAACCACGCAGGACTAGGGCCCGTACAGCCAGGAGCCGCTCCCCTCTCAGCTTGGATCAGCTAGATGGTCTTCCTAATCCACGTCATGCTCACAGCTTTCAAGGCCCCATCTCTGCCACCAATGCTCCTCCTGTGCCTCAAGTAGAGGGCAGTTCTCGGACTCGACAACATGTTCTTTCCAGGCAAAGCACTGCTGACAGTGATGTTCCGGTATCTAGGGCTGGCATAGAATCTGTCCCAGAGACCCAAAACTCTGGATCTCAGGAAGGAGAAGTTGCTGGGGGGGAAGGGGGTGCAGCAGGGCGTCGTCCCCCTACTATTATGCTTGATTTACAGGTGCGTCGTGTGCGTCCGGGTGAATATCGCCAACGAGACAGCATTGCTAGTCGCACCCGCTCACGCTCCCAGAACtcaaacaacacatttctttaTGAGAGTGAGCGTGGTGGATTTCGTAGGACTTTCTCACGCTCTGAGCGTGCTGGTGTGAGGACCTATGTCAGCACAATTCGCATCCCTATCCGAAGAATCTCTGATGCAGGTTTGGGAGAGGCAACCTCAATGGCTCTCCAATCTATGATTCGGCAGATTATGACTGGTTTTGGTGAACTTGGCTACCTCATGGATTCAGACTCTGATTCTTCAGATTCAAACCGTGGAGTCAACACACCTGCGGATCTGACTGAAGCCCTCAACAACCCAGATGctactcctgctgctgctgctgctgctgatgaacgACCTGTGGCTGCTGGAGTCAGAGCAAGGACAGCTGAGACTGATATGGATGAGGGCCTTGCCACTGGTCCACCTGCGTCTGGTGGCAGGGCTAGACCTAGACCACCTATTAGCCTAGAGGAGCCCAGCTCACTGCCCTTCCTGCGACTTGCCCACTTCTTCCTcctaaatgatgatgatgaggaccAGCCCCAAGGGCTGACCAAAGAGCAGATTGACAACCTCTCCATGCGCAACTTTGGTGAGAGTGATGCATTGAAGACTTGCAGTGTCTGCATAACAGAGTATGCAGAAGGTAACAAGCTACGTAAGCTGCCCTGCTCTCATGAGTACCATGTGCACTGCATTGATCGCTGGCTGTCTGAAAACTCCACTTGCCCCATCTGCCGCAGGGCTGTCCTGGTATCGGCCAACCGAGAGAGTGTGGTGTAGCTCATAAAAGACTGCAGACCTTTTGTCTTAACCTAAGTAATCTAATATCCCAAGTCCGTAAGAGGCTTTGAGGAAATGTGTCTCCACTGTTGAAATGTATTTCCTTCATACCATTTGTGAGTTTGATCATAATGCAGTCACAGGTTTGATTTGGGGTGCTCCATACAGTGACATTGGGACATATTCAGTCTCTAGTAAGACATTTATTATTGCAGTCCAAAGTTAGGCACAAGCAATGCATGCTGTTTGAATCATCCGGTAGTGACCAAGCAGTTTGTTGCATTGCGTCAAGCCATGCACAAAAGCAGACCTGTATCTCCATAAAGAATCCCCTGGTTATAAATGCTGCACACCTGC is from Siniperca chuatsi isolate FFG_IHB_CAS linkage group LG8, ASM2008510v1, whole genome shotgun sequence and encodes:
- the rlim gene encoding E3 ubiquitin-protein ligase RLIM, with the protein product MEGSDSLEQSGSDQPESQRRRQLDRLGREEAFYQFVNNLSDEDYRLMRDNNLLGTPGEVTEDELFSRLQQIKDGPEQQNNTPITESGEDPVEPPESSEDPPSGDSLLDWLNTVRRTGNTTRTGHRGNQSWRAVSQTNPNSGDFRFSLEISVNRNLAEQQAAAEGEQESPEQPPAPQGQEVVANAEPQVPMETEVVEEPVVEELAVIVEPEPELEEVVSQEILGEPPSPPAALPVQPPLPSSPRRGQRRARSRSPEPRRTRARTARSRSPLSLDQLDGLPNPRHAHSFQGPISATNAPPVPQVEGSSRTRQHVLSRQSTADSDVPVSRAGIESVPETQNSGSQEGEVAGGEGGAAGRRPPTIMLDLQVRRVRPGEYRQRDSIASRTRSRSQNSNNTFLYESERGGFRRTFSRSERAGVRTYVSTIRIPIRRISDAGLGEATSMALQSMIRQIMTGFGELGYLMDSDSDSSDSNRGVNTPADLTEALNNPDATPAAAAAADERPVAAGVRARTAETDMDEGLATGPPASGGRARPRPPISLEEPSSLPFLRLAHFFLLNDDDEDQPQGLTKEQIDNLSMRNFGESDALKTCSVCITEYAEGNKLRKLPCSHEYHVHCIDRWLSENSTCPICRRAVLVSANRESVV